ctcttgcacgttGATGGGTTTTTTAAGTGATATAAGTGTGACCAGCATAGCCtagcctttaaaaaatagaagaaaagaaagaaggaaacttggTCCCAACaataatgaagaaaagggaagctgCCATAGCTAAAGATGAAGGTGGGGTCCAAGGATAGCCCATCTTCGGGGAGACAGAAGATGCTGGAGCATGTTTATAAGCTCAGGAGACAACCATTATCAGGCAAGATGCTGAAGATACGGGGAAAGGAAGAGTAAAAGGTGGAGCAAGATTTCCAAAGATGGGTCAGAAAGATATCAAATgtcccagagaaacagaaacttgaGTATACAATCTACAATGACACAACATAATCACGAACTACTCACCACAACAACATAGAACAAGGAGAAAGTGAAATGTTACGGATTTTGTTATAGTGTGACCATACTCACTGTTACTGCCAATGAATCCTTGGTAAAAATCTAGCCCTGCACAAAACTCTAAATTGTAGCCTGGATCTACcaatgaacaatttaaaaatgtccaataaaattttccttttttattgttgacatatTCAAGTaatgcctctccctctctctccctctctctctctctccctctctctccctcctcctccctctccctcactccctctcccctccctctccccttctctctctctctctctctctctctctccagattGGACTCCTTCTTATTCTGAGCCAGTGTACATCCCAACAGGCCTAGAGGAGGAGCCCTTATATCCAAACTCTAGTGAAGATACAGTGGTTTACCTAGCTGAAGATGGTGGGTACACAATGAAACACATTGCTCTAAAATGTAATCTGGTACCTGAATGAATCTCTTAGttatataagtatttattttactgattacaGTGGAAATTGCAGATTACCAGGAAATCTTTCCCCATAAAGATGTTTGGTTACATGTTGATCCAAACGCTGGTTTAGTGCTCTTTATATTCTTGAAGGTGTGTTTCAGTTTATGcaaagttactttaaaataaaacatcataagTCCTggttgtgtggctcagttggttggagcatcattccatgtaccaaaaggttgcgggttcgatcctcagtcagggcacatgcctgggttgcaggctcagtccccagttggggcacacacagaggcacctgatagatgtttctctctcacattgatgtttctcaccttctctttctccctcccgtctcctctctctttaaaaataaataaaatctctgaatAAATTGAAATAGTCGAGGTAAGTCAGTCAAGGTCTTGTCAGGAATTGGATGGCATACTTGGAGTAAGTTTCAAAGTTCAAGGAAAATGTGAGATGGTGTACTGAGTTAAGGGACACTAACAAGGGATGGCAAAGCAACATGAGACTCTCACCAGATCAGAACCATTCGGTTCCTTAGGCCTGAAAGGGTAAATGGCAGGTAGAAAGGGTAAATGACAGAAAGGGTAAGTGAACCTGTAGCTGTAGGAGAGGGATGCCCCCAAACAACTGTCTGTATTGAATTCcggttgacatttttttttcaaagattcatTTCCTTTACAGACATTGTTCCAATGTCTTGTGACCTCAGTTGTCTTTAATACAAAGCCAGCCATAACTTGTATCAGTGTTTCCTATACATTATATTATGTGTCTTTTTCCGTCTCACTGTTTTCAGCAAATCTAGGCTCTGCCCAGATTTGGTTATCTTTATATTTATCCTGCTTGGAGTTCCTGATCTTGTTGGATCCATTGGTTCattgacttttttcctttaatttgagacgtttttaaccattatttcttcacatattttcccattctattctttctctgccctttgGAATTCCAATTTCAAATGTTGGATTTCTAGGTATGTCCTGCATGTCCCtgaatttttgttaattttttgtcttcctttgtccttgagtttttcattgtttttatgttcATGGAGTCTTTCTTTTGCAAATTTCAACTTCTTGTAAGCCCACCTAGTAAAtctttcatttcagttactgcactttttatttctagaattttcatttggttctttttttatagtttctgtttctttttgagaTTAATCTGTTTGTTCATTATCTCTATCTTTTCCTTTAAGTCTTTTAACATATATCCAAAACCCTCTAACTCCCGTCTGAGTTGTCTCGGGCTCTGTTGACCATgcgtgtgtatgcatgcatgtgtcaCCATGGATCCCATTTtcctgatccatgtttctctccatcaCTTCATCATTTTTTAACCATATGGGGAACATGGTGAAAGATATGTTGTAGGAGTCCatatcatattctttttaaaacttaagttgaattttgttttggtAGGCAGCTAAATTGCTGGTAGATAACTTTGTTTCTCTCaggcttgattttattttttacgtAGGGaagatttattttccttctgtccttAGTGCCATAGTGATCATGGATGGCCCTTACTCTTCGTTGTGGCTCTTACACCCAACGTGCAGCCTTTCTGGGGTCATGATGAAATGTCTGAGGTGCTTCGTGAAGTCTTTCCACACTGGCTACGTTGAAATTCTAGTATATTCTAGAACTGCATACCCTCTATTATCTCATCCGCACAGTAACACTCTTTCCTGTCTTGCTCAGTCTTATCCTGTGCCTGTACGGCCAGGCCCCCCACAATGAGCTGGGAAAACAGCATATAAACTGTTGAGGCCCTTCCTCTGTGTAGCTCCCTTCTCTCTGGCGCCCTGCCTCGCCAACTGCAGCAGCCCCGGGGCACAATCGCCTCCTCAGCCCAGCAAGAACGTTATActagtcttttttcccttttaatcctcacccaaggatatgtttattgattttagagagagaagaagggagagagaggaacatcagtgtgagagagaaacatcagttggtggcctcctgtgtgtgccccgCCAGGGTCacacccgcaacctaggtatgtgttctcaccagaactgaacctgcaacattttcaTGTAaaggctgatgctccaaccaacagagcctcCCTGCCAGGGCCTGTTCTGATATTCTTCAGTGCAACCTTCCGAAGATGAACTCAGAACATACTCACAGGAGGACAGCCAGGGTTGAAAACAGGGCTTATTGCATGTATTTATCGTCTTTCAAGAATCTGAGATAGTTCTGGTCTGTGTTGTCtacatatactttaaaagttaGCTCATATGGCATGTCTAGTTTTATAGTCATGTATAGTGAAAGGTCAAGTTCAGAACCAATTATTTCATAATAACCAGAaccagaatatttttaatgtgaataatatatgaatttattttaggTATTGCTTCCCTAGTCTAAGTACTCTTAGATTTTCCTACTTCAACATAAATCTACACGTTAGGATCAAATTACTTTGCAAGTTAAAATTCTCAGCGACGCTTCACTTGTCCTGTAGCTGCAGACTCCGTGCAGAATAGCCTATACCTTAGACACGGTGCGATAGCCTCATGGCCTGTTTCTCTCGTCAGCTTACAAAGAGCCCTGCTTCGTGTACTCCCGGGTCGGGGGCAACCGGACATCCCTGAAGCAGCCCGTGGGCGACCGTGACAACACGCTGATGTTCGAAGCCAGGTTTGAGAGTGGCAATCTACAGAAGGTAGTCAAAGTGTAGGTTGGAATCACGCTTGTTTGAGGGGCTAGGCCCTCAACTGTCTGTCGTTCTCTGTATCTGCTCCATTGAAGTCTTAGTGTCCAACTGGGAACCGTATGTCATTTCTTGAAGGACACGCTGCTTCTCCAACTTTTTCATAGAATAGTTCTTGGGATGGGTGTTCCAGAAAACATGCTTAGGAGCATGTATGCCAACCCAATGACATTCAAAAAAACAATTCTATTGTGGCCCtgacagtgtggctcagctgactgGGTGTCATTCCACAGAGTGAAAGGCCATCAGtctgattcctgggcagggcacacgcctggttgcaggttcgatccccagtcagggagcgcacaagaggcaactgactgatgttcctctctctcacatcaatgtctctgtccctctctttttccctcccttcctctctctctaaaaataaataaatagattattttaaagaattctgttatgaaaatgtttaaacatgtaTTATAGTTAAGTACACAGGATAATGAAATTCTACATTTACCATCACATACCGATCACCTAGATTCAGAAGCTACCCAGGTTTTGCACAGTCATTCCACCTATTCCTAGGCCAGTTTGCAACTAcacaacacacacgcacactgaGTGCCTGATGCTGATGAATGGACAGTTACTTGGTAAAGAACAAGGAGACAACTAACCAGGTGAGTTTGGCCATGTATATATTATAAGGACTATACAGTAatgttatttttgcctttacttacATATTCTCCATGACTGAACACAGGGGTTCTGGGTAGTGGTCAAGTGCAGCCCTCAAAGTGTTTAAAACTGTATACTGTGTGgtcatattaatttatatatgttttaaattgttcTCAGTGATAGTATATCAGGTCCCTACAGTTAGAATctaatagaaaacagaaatatatacCTGAAGTAAAAGAAAGACACATTGAACTGTACTTCAGTTTCAGgaactctttatttcttttgtaggAAACATAATTGGAgtgaaaatatagtttttttttttaatcaaatgccCATTGTTTATGTGTTCTCTTCAATAGTCATAAAAAAGCTTCAGAATTAGCATGGAAGAGCTTTCACATCCAATAACAGAAAATTTCCAAACTCTTACGTTTTGCAGTTACTTGCAATTTAGGATACTGCTTGAATACACattttctccccgcccccaaaaATTCTTTCTGTgaataggtaaaaataaaataactttccttatgtatttaaaactaaatgtcattttccacattttacgtgctttctttttccttcctcttctgtgtATTAGGGCAGACCACGAATACCTGCTGACGGTGCGTCCCGACCTCTTCACCAATAAGCACACCCAGTGGTACTATTTCCAAGTCACTAACACCCAAGCAGGAATAGTCTACAGGTTCACGATTATCAACTTCACCAAGCCTGCTAGTCTTTACAGCCGGGGTATGCGCCCACtcttttattctgaaaaagaGGCCAAGACTCATAACATTGGCTGGAAGAGAATAGGGGACCAAATCAAGTATTACAGGAACAACCCCGGGCAAGAGGGGCGCCACTATTTCTCCCTCACGTGGACATTTCAATTTCCACACAGCAAAGACACCTGCTACTTTGCTCACTGCTATCCGTACACTTACACCAACCTGCAAGAATACCTTTCCAGCATCCATAATGACCCAGTGAGGTCCAAGTTCTGTAAAATACGTGTCTTGTGCCACACGATTGCTAGGAACATGGTGTACGTCTTAACGATCACTACCCCCTCGAAGGACGGGGACTCAAGGAAGCGCAAGGCCGTGATTTTGACCGCGAGGGTGCACCCCGGAGAGACCAACAGCTCTTGGATCATGAAAGGCTTCCTCGACTATATTTTAGGAGGCTCGCGGGACGCGCAGTTGCTGCGGGACACTTTCGTCTTCAAGGTGGTGCCCATGCTGAATCCGGACGGTGTGATTGTAGGAAATTACCGGTGTTCCCTAGCGGGACAGGATTTAAACCGAAACTACACCTCTCTCCTGAAGAAGCTGTTCCCTTCTGTGTGGTCTACGCGGAACATGATCCGTAGGTAAATGGAGCCTCGAATTACCTCTCGGCTTCTGTAGCCAACTTGGCAGTAAGAGTCTGGGGTCCACCATCTCACTGGTAGTGCTGTAGATTTTCTTTAGACAGATTAACTATAGTTACTGagttttccccccattcttcccaaCTCTGCTTCTCTATCTTTCTGGCACTGTGCCACAGGATTCACTAGCCTTATACTGAATAATGATTTCGACGCTGGAACATTTTAATGGCGTTGTGGAACTGATAGGTACATTTGCACATCCCAAACTTGATTTCCTTGCTAAAGCTAACGCTAACACTGATGTTTACCTTGAGATCCTTGAATCCTTTATATGTGAAAATTACACCCCACAGAGCCTTCTGGCGCTATGTTGATCATTCGTCGCTCAGTGATGAGTCTTTTGATTAACAGgttacataattatttaaaacctGCATGAATAATAAATAGCCTTAGTTTTCCCTACAAAAATGGAACAGCTTTCAAATTGCCAAAGAATCCGGAACAGTAAGGgcacataacatttaaaattttcattaaatgaCCAGGTCAAGTGTGTGGAGCTTGAGTTAAACCTATCAGATCGGAATCCTGCCTTGTCATTTGCTAACAAGGTGACCTCGAGTGatttaagaacaaataaatgtaagcCTCAGCTTTATCACCTATAAAATGTGAATAGTAATACCTCCTAgatgggaggattaaatgagattattgtTACTAAAGTACCTGGAATAAAATCTGGAACACTGAAAGCGTTAAGTGTATTCAGTGTTTCctcaaatataaaaaagaaaaaagttgttaaGGAATATGAGAAATAGAGTAGATTTTTGGGTAAGATACTAGAATATTTTACCTGAGAGTAAGAAAAATATCCAAACTGTTTCTAATGTGATTTAAATTAATGTAAGATGAGAAACCCTTAGATCCTGTTTTACTTCCGAAGTAGTAACATTTCCTTGGAAACTAATTACTTAGAAGTAGAAATTTCTTTGGActcaaaagaaaccaaaagacCATTAAAATTTGGAAATTGTTGACGTCAGCATGTATAGCATATTTCATATTTAAGGAGCTAATGTGATATTCTTGCTTTATAATCTAGTTTTCTAAAAACTTGAGTTGGTCATTCAGTGGCTCTATGTCCATTGTAAGTTATCAATTAGAATTTGTTTGGCACCAAATGAGATGAGGacaataaattaatacatgtagCAGACTTCAATATCCAATTTCACTCTAGTGTAAAGGTGTATTATTCCTGATAGAAGCTATGCTTTGAAAGTTTTGATTTTTGGTTTCCATATTTTTGGTATAAAAGTACAATAGTCCACCAGTCCCAGTTTCACTCTCAGACAGCCACGGTCTGAAAGCGTCAGATGGGAAAGCTTCAGAAACGAACAAGTCATCCGTTTTCAATTGCCCGCCATTCTGAGTAGCAGGATGAGATCTCTCCTTGTCCCATCTGGTACATGCATTATCCCTTCATCCAGCGTAGCCATGCTGTGTGTGTTACCTTCTGATGgccacttagtagccatctcatTATCAGATTGACTATCACCTATAGCAGTGCTTGTATTTGAGTCACCCTTATGTCTCTTAAGAATGGCTCCAAAGCACAGGAGTAGTGATGCTGGTAATTCACATATGCCAAAGAGAATCCATGAAGGTTATGCATGtccaggaaaaaaacacagtatatACAGGGCTAGGTATGGTCTGAGGTTTTGGGCAGGGGGAAGACCACTGTAACACATTTCATATTACTAAGAAACATTGCTAACATTGTGCTATTTATCCTTTCTATTTATGGGCATATCCTTCACATATGAAATTTTGATTATTTAAGTAATATGgtaatgttatataaaatttagaaatattaaaaaggcaaaagtacCCATAATTCTACCACCTTAACATCACTACTTTTTTACCTGTTAAAAGCTATCATCAATCAGTTTGGGggacttattttttattactttaatatttattgatgcCTAAATTATACAAGCTAAGGATTATGCCCTTTAGAATACgtaataattttcttaaattatttactATAAATTTACTGGGGGAAAAAGTCAATTCAAACTTTGGTACCATTTTTCTCAAAGTGATATTTACTCACCACATTAATAAAGGGTTAAATATTCATTGGCGTCAGCACCGAGTGATAAGGCACTCAACTTTTAACAAAGATTTTGGGCACCTGTATGCGTAGCACTGTTCCAAATGATTTAAAGATGATCTGAAGCATTTCTTATGCTGAAGATTAGATCTCAAAAGTATGAAAACTTTCCTATGCAAGTACCAAGTACATGATGCCAGTATTAAGTGCTGcgggtgttaaaaaaaaaaaaaagatctccaaGCTTGATTGGTTAGAGAGGAAATGAGTGGTTAGAGAGGAAATGAGATGTGAGGTCACTCTGGAGGGGTGAGGGGTAGTATTCATGAGTTTGAAGAAAGAAGTTTTCCAGCCAGAAAGGATCCATGTGAGCACTAAAGGAGAAAGCAGTGAACTCTTTCTGTATACAACAGAGAGCCAAAATGGTAAACCAGATCCTACTGGAAAAAGTGTTGGGAATAAGGTAGGTTTTGTCCTTTGAATGGAAGGCATTTGCATTTTAGATATAGTGAATAGGAAATTACAGCAGCCATCTTTCAAATTCCATATTAATAATCAGTGTAGATAAGAAGAGCAATCGAAAGCTGATATGGAAGACATTCTACTTGGATGCTGGACTTGTAAACCCGTGGTTACACACACAAAAGGGAAATGCAAAAGTGAATTTGAGTGACTTGCGCTTTTTCTTCTTGGTAGACTGATGGAGGAACGAGAGGTGGTTTTGTACTGCGACCTCCACGGCCACAGCAGGAAAGAGAACATCTTCATGTACGGCTGTGGTGGCAGCGGCAGATGTAAAGCACTGTACCTACAGCAGCGAATCTTTCCACTTATGCTGAGCAAAAACTGTCCAGATAAAGTAAGCCCTTTCTAAGATGTTAAGTTTTCCTTTACTAAGTGTTTCCCACATGAGACAGAATGGATAATCTTATTCAGcacactaatttttttatttagttattttgccTGATTTTACAATTGGCCATAAGAAAGCAACTGTGCGGAATGTTTAGTGACCAATAATTTGAAATATGAAGAAGGAAGTGCCCATTATCCTGCCACCATACTtaatgattaaaacaaacaagcattgtttttctcctatggtcaagaacaaggcaaggatATCCACTCTTACCCCTTCAGTTCAGACTTTTCCTGGAGGTTCTAGCaagtgcaataaggcaagaaaaagaaataaaaggcagacagattggaaaagaagaagaacaataaCGAAGATGACGTGATTGTCTTCCTAGAAAATCCAAAGCAGTCCACAAAAAGCCCTCCTAAAACTAATAAGTGATTTAGAATGTCATAGGATTCAAGGTCAGCCACAA
This sequence is a window from Phyllostomus discolor isolate MPI-MPIP mPhyDis1 chromosome 10, mPhyDis1.pri.v3, whole genome shotgun sequence. Protein-coding genes within it:
- the AGBL3 gene encoding cytosolic carboxypeptidase 3, encoding MEVMPLEDSEEEDSSDGTISGDESDEDTFMKFASEDLQQCALLAADSISDSFFPRTTQIILQCQRGKWVPRLREPRDLFGVSSSGPLSPTRWPYHCEVIDEKVHHIDWTPSYSEPVYIPTGLEEEPLYPNSSEDTVVYLAEDAYKEPCFVYSRVGGNRTSLKQPVGDRDNTLMFEARFESGNLQKVVKVADHEYLLTVRPDLFTNKHTQWYYFQVTNTQAGIVYRFTIINFTKPASLYSRGMRPLFYSEKEAKTHNIGWKRIGDQIKYYRNNPGQEGRHYFSLTWTFQFPHSKDTCYFAHCYPYTYTNLQEYLSSIHNDPVRSKFCKIRVLCHTIARNMVYVLTITTPSKDGDSRKRKAVILTARVHPGETNSSWIMKGFLDYILGGSRDAQLLRDTFVFKVVPMLNPDGVIVGNYRCSLAGQDLNRNYTSLLKKLFPSVWSTRNMIRR